The DNA segment CTGGTCATTACTTATGTAAACTGTACTGCAGAACTGAAGGCTTTGAGCGACATTGTCTGTACTTCAACAAATGCCGTTCAGATAGTTGAAAGTTTACCTAAGGATCAGAAGATCATATTCGGACCAGATAAGAATTTAGGGGCTTGGGTGGCCAAAAAAACCGGCCGCGATATGGTCTTGTGGAACGGGGCCTGTATGGTACATGAGATATTTTCAAGAGAAAAGATTACCAAACTGAAGGAACGTCATCCGCAGGCCAGGTTTATAGCGCATCCCGAATGTGAAGATGCAGTATTGAAAATGGCAGATTATATAGGTTCTACTACTGGTTTATTGAAATATACCATCAATAATGACGCAAAGGAATTTATTGTAGCTACCGAAAGTGGAATTATCCACCAAATGGAAAAGGCCAATCCGGATAAAACTTTTATTCCTGCACCTCCAAATAACAGCTGTGCCTGCAACGATTGCCCTTATATGAAAAGAAATACACTGGAAAAGCTGTATTTATGCATTAAAAATGGCTTACCGGAGGTTACAGTGCCTGCCGATATTATTGTACAGGCCCGTAAACCTATTGAAAGAATGCTGGAAATATCGGCAAAGCTTGGCTTGTAATGTGATTTTTAACAGCAGATAACGCTGTTGGGTACTGCACTTGGATGTGGATAACCTGTTAATTGACTGTAAAAGAAGAAAATAATGTTTGAAAATAAAGAACGCACGGATATAGCAGAATTGGGAGAATTTGGCCTGATCAAACACCTGACTGATCATTTTAAAATTAGACATGAAAGTAGCATAAAGGGCATTGGTGATGATGCTGCTGTATTAAATTTTGGAAATAAGGAAGTTTTGGTTTCTACAGACCTGTTACTGGAAGGTATCCATTTTGACCTGGCTTATGTACCGCTCATGCACCTGGGCTACAAGGCTATACAGGTTAACCTGAGCGATATTTATGCTATGAACGGCATTGCCAGTCAGGTAACGGTTTCGATTGGTTTATCCAGTAAATTTCCGCTGGAAGCGGTAGAAGAAATTTATAAAGGGATAGCGCTGGCCTGCGATAAATTCAATATAGACCTGGTGGGTGGTGATACTTCATCCAGCAAACAGGGACTGGTGATCAGCGTAACCAGTATCGGCTATGCGGATAAAAAAGATGTAGTGTATAGAAATGGGGCACAGGAAGGTGATCTTTTATGCGTTTCAGGTGATTTAGGGGGTGCTTATGTAGGCCTGCAAATCCTGGAAAGGGAAAAACAGATATTTTTAGAACATCCTGATATTCAGCCTGATCTGGAAGGTAAGGATTATATTATAGAGCGGCAGCTTAAACCTGAGGGAAGAAGGGATATTGTTGATTTGCTTGCCCAGATGGACATTGTGCCAACCTCTATGATCGATGTTTCGGATGGCCTGGCCTCTGAAGTGATGCACCTTTGTCAGCAATCCGAAAAAGGAGTGACTTTGTACGAAGAAAAGCTGCCTATTGACCCGATGACCTATGAAACTGCGCGGGAACTAGGGCTTGACCCAACCGTATGTGCTTTAAATGGCGGTGAAGATTATGAGTTGCTGTTTACCATAAAACAAGCCGATTATGATAAACTGAAACACGATGTGGACATCAGTATCATCGGACACATAACAGATAAAAATTCGGGCTGTAAAATGATATCCAAATCCAATGTGGTACACGAACTGAAGGCCCAGGGCTGGAATGCCTTTAAACTATAAACCCTCTTCTTCAGGTAAAACAGAATCTAAAAATTTGGTGTCAATCTGCTTTGTTGCTTTGGCACCTAATTTTTTTATCTTTTCTGAGGTATTGGACAGGTTCCCGGTACCTGTCGATAACTTGTTAATGGCCTTATCATAAGCATCCTGGCTCAGTTTAATGTTCCGGCCTATACTTTCCATATCGGTTAAAAAACCTACAAATTTATCGTACATACTTCCACTTAAACGGGCTATTTCCAACACGTTCCTGTTTTGTCTTTCCTGTTTCCAGATGCTGGCAATGGTACGTAAGGTAGCCAGTAAGGTAGAAGGGCTTACCAATACAACTTTACGGTCCCAGGCATAATTAAAAAGTTCGGCATCCTGTTGTACAGCAATACCAAAAGAAGATTCAATAGGAATAAAAAGCAATACAAAATCAGGTGAATTGATCTGATAAAGCTCCTGGTAGTTCTTTCCTGACAAACCCTGGATATGTGTTTTTATAGAAATTAAATGCTGTTTGAGCTGTATTTCCTTTTCTTCATCTTTATCTGCTGTTACCAATCGCTCGTAAGCTACTAAAGAGACCTTGGCATCAACGATAATGTGTTTATCATCCGGAAGGTCAATAATTACATCCGGCTGCATCCTGGAGCCTTCAGACGAGCTTAAACTGCTTTGTATCCTATATTCCCTATCCTTGGTTAAACCGGAGCGCTCCAGGACACGTTCCAGTATCACTTCTCCCCAGTTGCCCTGTTTTTTACTGTCGCCTTTAAGGGCCCTGGTTAAATTGCCGGCCTCTTCCTGGATCTGTTTACTCTGGTCCATCAGCTGTGCAATTACCCCTTTTAAAATGTTGCGTTCATCAGATTCGGCTTTATACACTTTTTCAACTTTGTCTTCAAAAGCTTTGATGTTTTCTTTAAGGGGATTTAAAATGATATCGAGGTTTGCCTTGTTTTGCAGGGTAAATTTTTCCGATTTTTCGTCCAGTATTTTACCGGCAATATTTTCAAATTCCAGTTTAAAGCGTTGCTGAAGTTCGGCTATAGATTTTTCTTGTTCAGCATACCTTTCCCTCTGGGCCATTAAATTTTCTTCTGCCTTGATCACTTTGCTGCGTTCTGCAATAAAATTCTGACGAAGATCGTTCAGTTCATCTTCCAGCTTTTGTTTTTCGTCCCTTAACCAATTTAAGGATTTTTGGTGTTCTGTTTCTTTTAGTTCTAAAAGTAGCAACTGAGTATTATGGGCAGCGGGCTTTTTAAACAATAAAAAGAGAAGACTGGCCAGAATGATGATCAATAAAACTATTCCTGTTATTTCCATACTAATATTGTTATCAAATGTCATGATAATAAGTAATTTTTGCAAAAGAAAATAGTATTTGGTTTAAAAGCATTGCTGCTCAGTTTATACTACAAATCAGAAAGCATTCTGATTTAATTACATTAGGTTGTTGGATATCCAGGGCCTTTTTTGGTTTAAAGATAAATTAGGAACGCTTTTTGATTAAACAATTGTGGAAAAAACATTCTTAAAGAAATGGGAACTTATTTTGTTTTGATAATCCCGATACTGATAATTAGCATGTTTGTGCAGTGGCGTTTTAGAAACAGATTTTCTAAATATGCAGAGATGCAGTTAAATTCAGGGTTTTCGGGAAAAGAGGTGGCTGAGAAAATGCTGCAGGATAATGGGATTTTTGATGTAAAAGTGATGAGCACAGACAAGGCCTTATCCGATCATTACAATCCTGAAGATAAGACAGTCAATTTAAGTACTGACGTATATTACGGAAGAAGCGTTGCGGCAGCTGCAGTGGCAGCACATGAATGTGGACATGCGGTACAACATGCCCGATCCTATCATTGGTTACAATTGAGATCAAATATGGTACCTGTAGTCAGCATCACTTCAAATTTGCTGCAATGGGTATTGATTGTTGGTGTATTGCTGATTGCTTTTACCTTTAACCCAATCGTATTGGGCATTGGTGTACTGGGTCTGGCCTTAATTACCATATTCAGCATCATTACTTTGCCGGTTGAATTTGATGCCAGCAAAAGGGCTTTATTGTGGTTAAAAAACAATAAAAGTGTGTTGTATACTACTGAAGAACATGTTCAGGCAAAAGATGCCCTTTGGTGGGCCGCTATGACTTATGTGGTTGCGGCAATGGGTGCCCTGGCCAATCTGTTTTACTATGCTTCTATTCTTTTTGGCAGGAATAAATAGGCGCTTAATTTAAGCGGTAAGGTACAATCAATTCAAATTCGGGGATATCTACAATAAAGTCCCTGTCATCGGCAATCCGGTACATCAGGTAATTACCACTCATGGTACCCATATCCGTGTTTAAATTACAGCCTGATACATAAGAATGGCTGGCCCCAGGTTCTATTACGGGTTGTTCACCAACAACGCCCTCACCTTCTACTTCTCTTTGTGTACCATTAGAGTCAAATATAAACCACTGCCTTCTTTTAAGCTGTACGGCATAGTCGGTCAGGTTTTCAATTGTAATGCGGTAAGCAAACATAAAATGTGCGTTAGCCGGATTAGAATGTTCTTCCTGGTAAGTTGTTTCAACTGAAATCTTAACGCCTAATGTAATAGCTGTAACCATTTTAACTTATATTTAATAAATAGTTTTCAAAAATCAAGCCATTTCACCGGCCGGGTAAATATGTTGATATTTTTCAGCTATTTCATCTAAAATACTGTGAATAGTATCTATATTTTCTTCTTTAACCAATTGCATCCTGTAGCTTTTAAAATCGGGTATGCCTTTAAAATAATTGGCATAATGACGCCTCATTTCAAATATACCAACTCTTGGTCCTTTCCAGGCAATGGATTTTTCAAAATGTGTACGGCATACGGAAACCCTTTCTTCTATGCTCGGACCCGCCAGGGTTTTCCCTGTATTAAAGAAATGTCTGATCTCTCTGAATATCCAGGGATACCCAATGGCGGCCCTGCCGATCATGATGCCATCTACCTCATATTCCAGGCGCCAGTCGGCCGCTTTCCTGATGCTGTCCACATCCCCGTTTCCAAAAATCGGGATTTTTATCCTGGGGTTCCTTTTGATCTGACGGATCAGTGTCCAGTCGGCTTCTCCCTTATACAATTGTGCCCTGGTACGGCCATGAATGGTTAAAGCCTGGATACCTATATCCTGCAAACGTTCTGCCACCTCTTCCACATTTTTGGTGTTGTCGTCCCAACCCAGCCTTGTTTTAACCGTTACAGGTAAATGTGTGGCTTTTACAACGGCTTCAGTCATCCGTACCATTTTATCGATATCCTGGAGCAAACTGGCACCAGCGCCCCTGCAGGCTACGTTTTTAACCGGACAGCCATAGTTGATGTCCATTAAATCAGGCCCAGCCAGCGTAGCAATTTCAGTAGCCTCACGCATGTGGTCTATTTCGCTGCCAAAAATCTGTATGCCTATTGGTCTTTCATATTCAAAGATATCCAGTTTTGCCCTGCTTTTAGCCGCGTCCCTGATCAGTCCTTCCGATGAAATAAACTCTGTATACATCATATCCACCCCACTTTGTTTACATACAAAACGGAAAGGCGGATCGCTTACATCCTCCATCGGTGCAAGCAATAAGGGAAATTCTCCCAGATCAATATTTCCTATCTTTACGGACATTTTTCTATCTTCAACCCAAAATTCAGGGTACAAAGGTACGAAACTTAGCTAAAATTTGCATAAATGGGTTCTATAGAAGAAATTAAAGAAGAGAACACCCCCTTTGTACAGCTGTTGATGTTGTGCTTTTATGCTTTTTTAGGCCTGTTTGTATTTTTAGCTATAGGTTTTGCAGTGATCTATTTGAAATATGGCGGGAGCCTGGTGCAAAATATGGACTGGCTGAGTAGTACTGAAGCAAGTTACTTGCCCGCACAGAGAATACTGATAACAGCCCAGCAAATCGGTTTATTTTTAGTGCCCGCCCTGCTGCTTGCTAAAATTGAAGGCGGCCGAATCAATGGTTTTTATGGATTTAAAAGACCTGATGCAGGGCTGTTGTTGCTGGTATTGCTGATGATGGCCGGTGCCCTGCCCTTGCTGGAATGGGTGACCCAGTTGAACCAGAAAATGAGCTTTCCTGCCGCTTTAAAAGGTGTAGAAAACTGGATGAAAGCAGCGGAGGACCAGGGTATGAAAATGACCATTGCCTTATTAAAAATGGAGAATATAGGGATGTTCCTGTTGAATATAGGAATGATTGCCCTGCTACCGGCTGTGGCCGAAGAACTGATGTTCAGGGCAGGCCTGCAGCGTATTTTTGGCAGAATGTTTAACAATCCACACCTGGCGATCTGGTTTTCAGCTTTTGTATTCAGTGCCATACATATGCAGTTTTACGGGTTTTTACCCCGATTGCTGCTGGGGGCAACATTTGGGTATATCTATTTCTGGAGCGGCAGCTTATGGTATGCCATATTTGGACATTTTTTAAATAATGCCTATGCGGTATGCGCAGCATGGTATATGCAAAAAAACAATATACCTTTGTCGGAGGCCGATAAAACGATGGACATTGCCTGGTATGGTTATGTGATCAGTGTCGGATTGACCTTTTTGCTGTTCCGATATTTTAAAAAACAAACTCAATGAAGACAAGAGCAATAACTGCTTTCTTTTTTACCATTGTAATGTTAGGTTCTATATTTTTAGGGGCCTATACCTTTACTTTTTTTTACCTCATTTTAAGTCTTGCCGCTTTATTTGAATTCTTTGGTATGATTAAGACTGCAGGCATCCGTCCGCACAGAAATATTGCGCTGGTTGCAGCAGCACTTATTTTTTTGATGACGGCAGGCTATCACTTACTACAATTTGAAACTAAGTTCATGCTGCTCATTGTACCCTTAATTTTCTCGGTATTCATCAGTGAGCTGTATAAAAAGGAAAAAATACCTTTTTCTAATATTTCCTACACATTTGTAGGGTTTATCTACGTTACAGCACCCTTTTGTTTCTTTTATTCCTTAGGTTTTATACAGGAAACAGCCACTTATAATTTTCATTTACCACTGGCTTTTTTATTGATGTTATGGGCCAGTGATACTGGAGCGTATCTGTTTGGGATGAAATTCGGAAAAACACGTTTGTTTGAACGCCATTCGCCTAAAAAATCATGGGAAGGCTTTTTTGGTGGTGTCTTTACCAGTGTACTGGTGGCTTATTTAATTTCTTTATGCTTTACGGAGATCAGTCCATTCATATTTGGTGGAATGGCGGTCTTGATCGTCTGTTTCGGTACACTTGGAGATCTTGTCGAATCCATGCTTAAACGAAGTTTAAATGTAAAGGATTCCGGTAATATACTGCCAGGCCACGGAGGTTTTTTAGATCGCTTTGACGGACTTTTAATTGCTGCGCCGGTAGTTTATGCTTATCTGTACCTGATACTGAATTAACCGCATTTTCTCCCTTTGGCTATACCTGTGTAAGCAATTAATTTTGCTGTAGGATAGATTCATATCACCTAAATAATAAATGCTATATAAGTCCAGGTTTTATAGTAAAAACATGGACTTGATATGGAATTGAGCCCTTATTTTCTCTTCTTTAAGGGTTCCAGAAGGTATTCCAGTCCGTTTAATTTGATTTCATAAAGTGTTGCGATCATCTCGCCCAGTTTTCCTGGCGGAAATCCTTCCTGATGAAACCAGACCAGGTAAGATTCTGGCAGGTCACAGATGATCCGGCCTTTATATTTGCCGAAAGGCATTTGCATGGTAACCAGGTCTTGTAACAGCTGTGGGTTCATCTTGATCTGTTTAATTGACCACCATTTCCAGCATTTCTACAGCTTCATCTATGGTATTGAGGTTGTCGAATGAAATGCGGAGTGAATCTTTAACTTCTTTAAGATTGCATAAACGCGGGTGGATCTGTGCAAAATGCAATATTTTATTGAACATAATAGAATCAAAAAAGGCAGATTGTTTGTCGGTAATGAAATAACCGCGCAATACACCTTTTTTGAAACTTATTTTTTCGAAAGCCAGTTTTTTGGCTATCCATTGCAGCCGCAATACATTCAACATGGTTTTTACCGGATGAGGAACAGGACCAAAACGGTCTTTTAAACTCAGTTCAAACGCCTTTAGCTGGTTTTCATCCTCAATTTTTGAAAGTTCGGTATAGAGGTTATACCTTTCGGTAATGTTGGTTACATAATCATCCGGAATATACAGCTCCAGGTCGGTATCCACTTGTGTAAAATTCACAAAGGGGCGTAAGGGCTCATCCTTAAACAGGTCTTTAAATTCATCTGTTTTCAGTTCCTGTATGGCTTCATCCAGTATTTTGTGGTACATCTCGAAACCTATTTCGGCAATGAAGCCACTTTGCTCGGCGCCTAAGAGGTTTCCGCTACCCCGGATGTCCAGATCCCTCATGGCAATGTTAAAACCGCTTCCAAGGTCTGAAAACTCTTCAATTGCACTCAGGCGTTTGCGGGCTTCCGAAGTAAGCGTACTTAAAGGCGGGCTAAGCAGGTAACAGAAGGCTTTTTTATTGGACCGGCCTACCCTGCCTCGCATTTGGTGCAGGTCGCTCAGGCCAAACATATGCGCATGGTTGATGATGATGGTATTGGCATTTGGGATGTCAAGACCGGCCTCGATAATGGTGGTGGCTACCAGGACATCCTTTTCTCCATTGATAAAATCGAGCATCACATCTTCCAGCTGATCGCCATCCAGTTGTCCGTGTGCAATACCAATACGGGCTTTTGGGACCAGCGTCTGGATCAATCCCCCCAGTTGAGGGAGGTCGTGCACCCTGTTATGGATAAAAAACACCTGTCCGCCCCTGTCCAGTTCAAACTGAACGGCTTCCTGGATCAGTTTATCGTTAAAAACATGTAATTCTGTATTTACAGCCTGCCGGTTTGGTGGCGGGGTACTCATGATGGAAAGGTCGCGGGCCCCCATTAAAGAGAAGTGCAGTGTTCTGGGTATGGGGGTTGCGGTAAGGGTTAAGGTATCTACATTTACCCTTAAAGCCCTTAATTTCTCTTTGGAAGATACCCCGAATTTCTGCTCCTCATCGATGATCATGATGCCCAGATCTTTAAACTTCACATCCTTACTGAGCAGGCGGTGCGTGCCAATGATGATATCTACTTTGCCTTCGGCCACTTTAGCCAGCGTTTCTTTGATCTGCTTGCTTGTTTTAAAGCGGTTGATGTAATCTACGGTGCAGGGAAAGTCCTTTAATCGACCGGTAAAAGTTTTAAAGTGCTGGAGGGCAAGAATGGTGGTTGGCACCAGTACGGCCGCCTGTTTGCCATTGGCAACCGCCTTAAAAGCAGCTCTGATGGCAATTTCCGTTTTACCGAAGCCCACATCACCACAAACCAGCCGGTCCATGGGATGTGGCGCTTCCATGTCCTTTTTTACATCGCTGGTTGCCTTTTCCTGATCGGGCGTATCTTCATAAATAAAGGAGGCTTCCAGCTCGGTTTCAAGATAGCCATCGGGCGCGAAAGCTGTTCCTACCTGCGATTTTCGCAGGGCATACAGCTTGATCAGGTCTCGGGCAATGTCCTTAACTTTTTTTTTAGTTGTTTTTTTGAGCTTATCCCAGGCCTCTGTGCCCAGTTTGTTCATTTTTGGAGCAGTACCATCTTTTCCACTGTATTTGGCAATGCGGTTAAGGGAGTTGATGTTGACATACAGCAGGTCGTTATCGGCATAGACCAGCCTGATCATTTCCTGGGTTTTACCGTTTACCTCTACCTTTTCCAAACCGGCATATTTACCTATCCCATGGTCTATATGGGTTACAAAATCGCCGGGCTTCAGGTCCCTCAGTTCTTTTAAGGTGATAGCCTGACTGCGCTGATAGCCTCTTTTGAGCTTATATTTATAAAAACGGTCGAAAATCTGGTGATCGGTATAAAAGGCCACTTTCTGCCCCCCATCTACAAAACCCTCCCTGAGCGGGATATTTACCGGTGTAAATTTGACAGATTTG comes from the Pedobacter heparinus DSM 2366 genome and includes:
- the nadA gene encoding quinolinate synthase NadA; this translates as MKTETLEELNRKGFIEESIDPTLDLFEEIERLKKEKNAIILAHYYQEPDIQDIADYIGDSLGLSQEAAKTEADVIVFAGVHFMAETAKILSPEKKVLLPDLKAGCSLADSCPPHLFRKFKEKYPDHLVITYVNCTAELKALSDIVCTSTNAVQIVESLPKDQKIIFGPDKNLGAWVAKKTGRDMVLWNGACMVHEIFSREKITKLKERHPQARFIAHPECEDAVLKMADYIGSTTGLLKYTINNDAKEFIVATESGIIHQMEKANPDKTFIPAPPNNSCACNDCPYMKRNTLEKLYLCIKNGLPEVTVPADIIVQARKPIERMLEISAKLGL
- the thiL gene encoding thiamine-phosphate kinase; its protein translation is MFENKERTDIAELGEFGLIKHLTDHFKIRHESSIKGIGDDAAVLNFGNKEVLVSTDLLLEGIHFDLAYVPLMHLGYKAIQVNLSDIYAMNGIASQVTVSIGLSSKFPLEAVEEIYKGIALACDKFNIDLVGGDTSSSKQGLVISVTSIGYADKKDVVYRNGAQEGDLLCVSGDLGGAYVGLQILEREKQIFLEHPDIQPDLEGKDYIIERQLKPEGRRDIVDLLAQMDIVPTSMIDVSDGLASEVMHLCQQSEKGVTLYEEKLPIDPMTYETARELGLDPTVCALNGGEDYELLFTIKQADYDKLKHDVDISIIGHITDKNSGCKMISKSNVVHELKAQGWNAFKL
- a CDS encoding DNA recombination protein RmuC, coding for MEITGIVLLIIILASLLFLLFKKPAAHNTQLLLLELKETEHQKSLNWLRDEKQKLEDELNDLRQNFIAERSKVIKAEENLMAQRERYAEQEKSIAELQQRFKLEFENIAGKILDEKSEKFTLQNKANLDIILNPLKENIKAFEDKVEKVYKAESDERNILKGVIAQLMDQSKQIQEEAGNLTRALKGDSKKQGNWGEVILERVLERSGLTKDREYRIQSSLSSSEGSRMQPDVIIDLPDDKHIIVDAKVSLVAYERLVTADKDEEKEIQLKQHLISIKTHIQGLSGKNYQELYQINSPDFVLLFIPIESSFGIAVQQDAELFNYAWDRKVVLVSPSTLLATLRTIASIWKQERQNRNVLEIARLSGSMYDKFVGFLTDMESIGRNIKLSQDAYDKAINKLSTGTGNLSNTSEKIKKLGAKATKQIDTKFLDSVLPEEEGL
- a CDS encoding zinc metallopeptidase encodes the protein MGTYFVLIIPILIISMFVQWRFRNRFSKYAEMQLNSGFSGKEVAEKMLQDNGIFDVKVMSTDKALSDHYNPEDKTVNLSTDVYYGRSVAAAAVAAHECGHAVQHARSYHWLQLRSNMVPVVSITSNLLQWVLIVGVLLIAFTFNPIVLGIGVLGLALITIFSIITLPVEFDASKRALLWLKNNKSVLYTTEEHVQAKDALWWAAMTYVVAAMGALANLFYYASILFGRNK
- the apaG gene encoding Co2+/Mg2+ efflux protein ApaG, which produces MVTAITLGVKISVETTYQEEHSNPANAHFMFAYRITIENLTDYAVQLKRRQWFIFDSNGTQREVEGEGVVGEQPVIEPGASHSYVSGCNLNTDMGTMSGNYLMYRIADDRDFIVDIPEFELIVPYRLN
- the dusB gene encoding tRNA dihydrouridine synthase DusB; translation: MSVKIGNIDLGEFPLLLAPMEDVSDPPFRFVCKQSGVDMMYTEFISSEGLIRDAAKSRAKLDIFEYERPIGIQIFGSEIDHMREATEIATLAGPDLMDINYGCPVKNVACRGAGASLLQDIDKMVRMTEAVVKATHLPVTVKTRLGWDDNTKNVEEVAERLQDIGIQALTIHGRTRAQLYKGEADWTLIRQIKRNPRIKIPIFGNGDVDSIRKAADWRLEYEVDGIMIGRAAIGYPWIFREIRHFFNTGKTLAGPSIEERVSVCRTHFEKSIAWKGPRVGIFEMRRHYANYFKGIPDFKSYRMQLVKEENIDTIHSILDEIAEKYQHIYPAGEMA
- a CDS encoding CPBP family intramembrane glutamic endopeptidase, translated to MGSIEEIKEENTPFVQLLMLCFYAFLGLFVFLAIGFAVIYLKYGGSLVQNMDWLSSTEASYLPAQRILITAQQIGLFLVPALLLAKIEGGRINGFYGFKRPDAGLLLLVLLMMAGALPLLEWVTQLNQKMSFPAALKGVENWMKAAEDQGMKMTIALLKMENIGMFLLNIGMIALLPAVAEELMFRAGLQRIFGRMFNNPHLAIWFSAFVFSAIHMQFYGFLPRLLLGATFGYIYFWSGSLWYAIFGHFLNNAYAVCAAWYMQKNNIPLSEADKTMDIAWYGYVISVGLTFLLFRYFKKQTQ
- a CDS encoding phosphatidate cytidylyltransferase encodes the protein MKTRAITAFFFTIVMLGSIFLGAYTFTFFYLILSLAALFEFFGMIKTAGIRPHRNIALVAAALIFLMTAGYHLLQFETKFMLLIVPLIFSVFISELYKKEKIPFSNISYTFVGFIYVTAPFCFFYSLGFIQETATYNFHLPLAFLLMLWASDTGAYLFGMKFGKTRLFERHSPKKSWEGFFGGVFTSVLVAYLISLCFTEISPFIFGGMAVLIVCFGTLGDLVESMLKRSLNVKDSGNILPGHGGFLDRFDGLLIAAPVVYAYLYLILN
- a CDS encoding DUF3820 family protein, giving the protein MNPQLLQDLVTMQMPFGKYKGRIICDLPESYLVWFHQEGFPPGKLGEMIATLYEIKLNGLEYLLEPLKKRK
- the mfd gene encoding transcription-repair coupling factor, encoding MNIRDLISRYKTDERIVALAKALNAGKGTKLQLKGLVGSADATIAVAIYFLLHKPQLFVLPDREEAAYFLADLESILDKEVLLFPSSFRKAFDFTQVDTANVLARAEVLNELNHQSEYGKIVVSYPEALAEKVIDRTVLEKNTLEISLNAKLGIDFINEFLIDYDFNRTDFVYEPGQFSIRGGIVDIFSFSHDLPYRIEFFGDIVESIRTFEIESQLSVEDVKTLTIIPNVQSKYLTETNISILDYIEKDTQVWFKDVEFTLDIVKSGYKKAVELWKALPAKEKQENQDWIDPKFAFTDEKMMGDMFHDFPLVEFGKQFFYKTDQVFQFEIKPQPSFNKDFSLLIHNLKENEKQGLHNFIFSASVKQTERLYAILDDIDKSVKFTPVNIPLREGFVDGGQKVAFYTDHQIFDRFYKYKLKRGYQRSQAITLKELRDLKPGDFVTHIDHGIGKYAGLEKVEVNGKTQEMIRLVYADNDLLYVNINSLNRIAKYSGKDGTAPKMNKLGTEAWDKLKKTTKKKVKDIARDLIKLYALRKSQVGTAFAPDGYLETELEASFIYEDTPDQEKATSDVKKDMEAPHPMDRLVCGDVGFGKTEIAIRAAFKAVANGKQAAVLVPTTILALQHFKTFTGRLKDFPCTVDYINRFKTSKQIKETLAKVAEGKVDIIIGTHRLLSKDVKFKDLGIMIIDEEQKFGVSSKEKLRALRVNVDTLTLTATPIPRTLHFSLMGARDLSIMSTPPPNRQAVNTELHVFNDKLIQEAVQFELDRGGQVFFIHNRVHDLPQLGGLIQTLVPKARIGIAHGQLDGDQLEDVMLDFINGEKDVLVATTIIEAGLDIPNANTIIINHAHMFGLSDLHQMRGRVGRSNKKAFCYLLSPPLSTLTSEARKRLSAIEEFSDLGSGFNIAMRDLDIRGSGNLLGAEQSGFIAEIGFEMYHKILDEAIQELKTDEFKDLFKDEPLRPFVNFTQVDTDLELYIPDDYVTNITERYNLYTELSKIEDENQLKAFELSLKDRFGPVPHPVKTMLNVLRLQWIAKKLAFEKISFKKGVLRGYFITDKQSAFFDSIMFNKILHFAQIHPRLCNLKEVKDSLRISFDNLNTIDEAVEMLEMVVN